In Prosthecobacter vanneervenii, the genomic stretch CACCCCTGCCAGCGTTTCGCCTTTTTTTGTGGTGATGTTCCAAGCCCAGAAGCTCGGATCCACTTCGCGGTTCGGGTCCACAATGTGCACCAGCAGTTCCGCCGGTCCATGTGCCCCCATGCCCGTGAGCTGCGGCCCCACATCACGCAGCCCCACATCTCCCAGCTTGTGGCACACAGCACACGCGGCAGTGAACATCGCCTTGCCCTTGACCGCATCCCCCGGCTTCTCCACCTCCGGCGTCAGCTGCGCGATCAGCTCGTTCTTCGCCTTCGCGTTCGGGCTCAGCTTGTCAATCATCGCATTCGCCTGCTTCGCCACCTGCTTGTTCGGATGCGTCCGCAGACGCGCAATGTTCCCCGGCCCGATCTCCTTCGGATCAATCTTCCCGTTCTGAATCGCTCCCAGCAGTGCCAGCGACGCCTCAGGCCGCTTCAAGATCGCATCAAACGCCTGCGTCCGCAGTTCGGGCTTCAGCCCGTTCAAGTTCGCTACCAGATCGGTGACACTGCCCTTCTCATCCATCGCTGTGATGATTGCAGCCTGCAGCGCGTTGGGAGAATCCGTACGGGACAGCACGCCAGCCACCTGCCGGCTCGCATCGCCACCGATTCCGACCAAGGCTTTGGCAGCCGTGATGCGGTCCGCGATGGCAGCTCCTTTGTCCTCCAGCTTGGACGTCAGACTCGCAATCTGCGCCTTCACCTCGGCCGCCAGCGCCCCCGCCTTGTCCCACTTCACCACCAGCGGCAACGCCGCTGCCGCAAGCCCAGGCTGCGCGAGTAGCTTCTTCAAAGAAGCCGTCAGCTCTGGTGTAAGCGCAGGCACATCATTCAACTGCTGCGCGAGGCCCTGAAGGATGATGATTTTCAGCGCATCAGCTTTAGAGTTAGCACAAGCAACAACCAGTGTCTCTGCCGATCTGGCTGACGGAATCAAAGCGTTCACGAGTTGTTCGACTCCTGCCGGAGCCGCAAGCGCCTCGGTGATGACTTCCTCTGCATGATCAGCCGTAGCGGCGATGACGGCAGAGCGCGTCCAATCGTTGGTTGCTGATGCAAACACCTTCAACGCTTCAGCCACGACTTTAGAGGCTCCGGATGTTTTGAGTCCAGCTTCAATCGTTTGATAAAGATCTTCTGGCGACAATTTCGTTCCAAATGTTCCCAATCCGTCTATCAGGACGTCCTGCTCCAGCGGCTTTTCATCGGATGGACGAAGTGCATGTTCGACTCGGGCAAGAGCGATTCGTTGAGCCTCCTCTTGCGGAGTAAGGACACGGTTGCTGGCGTTCACCTTTGAAATGAGCCCTGCAACCCGAGTTTTGGCTTCGTCGTAAGTCAGTTTCGAATCCAGAAGCCGAAGCGCCGTCTGTCTCGCCGGGCCATTGGGTGAAGTGCCGACGAAATCAAGAAGTTGATCTGTGCTCTTTTGACTGAGATCGGCCACCGCGATCTTCTTCGCCTCCTTGTGCTGCACCTTCCAGATGCGGCCAAAGTAATGATCACGGTCAGGCCGCACCGCCGCATTGGCCGGGCCGTGGACGGGGCCGCGCGTGTCATTGTGAATCACCGCCTGATTGTAGAAATCCACCACATACAGCGCGCCATCCGGCCCCACTCGGTTTTCAATCGGCCGGAACCACAAATCCTTGCTGCGAATAAACTCAGTCTTCTCACGCCCCGCCTCACGATGCGCCTTGTAGGTCACCCCATCCTTCTCAACAAAGAAATGACTCACGATGTTCAGCGTTGGCTCGGTGCAGAAGTAGCTGTAGTTCCACTTCTTTGGCCAGGCGCCGCCTTCATAGATCGCGCAGCCAGCGGCAGCCGTGTAGCTACCCACCTGGTCGATCTGCACATACGCCTGCTCCGGCCAGGTCATGAGCGGATACGTCGGCTCCTTCGGCAGCATGCCATTCGTGCCCATCACGCCGGGCAGTTTGCCCTTCGCCAGCACATACTCAGGCAGCACCACATGCAGGAAGTGATTCCCGCTCGTCGGCTGCGTGAAAAACACCTGACCATCCGAGGTAATGTCCAGGCCCCAGGTATTACCACCGCGGGAGGCATACTGCTCAAACGCACTGCCATCCGGCTTGAAGCGCACCACCCCGCTGCCGTCCGTGCCAAAATCCTTCTTCCCATCCGGCGAGGTCACATGCCCGGCGCTGTAACCATGCGTGGCATACACCCAGCCATCCAGCCCCCAGCGCAAATTGTTGATCACCGCATGCGTGTCCCCCGTGCCGAGGCCGGTGTAAAGCACCGTGCGCTTGTCTGCGACTTCATCGCCATCCGTGTCTTCGAGATACCAGATGTCCGGCGCCGCGCAGGCAATGACGCCCTTCTTGTAAAAGCAGAAGCTCGTCACGAGTTCCAGCTTGTCCGCAAACACATGCTTCTTGTCCATCACGCCGTCGCCATTGGTGTCTTCCAGCCAGGAGATGCGGTCGATCGGATCACGGTCGTACTTCTTCACCCATGAGCCGCTGTCCTTCCACTTCTCCACATTCAGCTCACGGCGTCCGTTCGGGTACTCCGGCGTCTCGCACACCCACAGGCGGCCCTTCTCGTCCCAGTCCACATTCATGACCTTGTTGATCAGCGGCTCCGCAGCCACCAGTGAGATGTCAAACTCCGGATGCACCTCCAGCTTCTCAGCCGCCTTCTCCGGCCGCGTCGGTCCGCCTTCCACATAGCGCAGGTTGTCCCCCAGTTCCTCCGGCTTGCACAGCTCATCCACATTGCTCCTCTTCCCCGCCCACGCGATCCCCCTCAGCAGCAGCGCCCGGAAATTCGGCCGGCTGAAGTTCGCATAGTAGTGCCCCGGGATGCTGACAAACGACCGGTAGTTGTCCTTCTCATAGGTCCACATCTGCGGCTGGATGTCATAGATGCTCACCTCCTTGCCCCCCTTGGTGATCTCCGTTGCCCGCTTCGCGGCCTTTTCGTTCCGCGCCCCGGACGGCTTGGGGGTGTAGGCCCCGGCCAGAATCCGGCACTCCGGCAATACATCCATGTCGTAATAAATTTCGTCATCCATTGCGAAATTCGACACATCTTTGGTGATTAAATTGTCGTGATCCGTGAAGTACAAATGCATCGGACCCTCGCGCCATTTCGTCTGCCCATGGTGCCATGACCCGCCGATGATGCCCTTGAACCAGTCATGATCCTTGGAAACCGATGCCGCGTGGATCGTCACGATGCCGCCCCCGCGCTGCAGGAACTCCATCAGGTCCTTCCTCTCCTGCCCGATCTTGATGTCACCACCGCTGTCCAGATGCAGGATGAGGACATCGGTGGCATCCAGCTGCTCCTTGGTCGGAAATGCGTCACCGCCCGTCGCTTTCGCACCCCGTTCGTTCAGCAGCGGCACCCAGTCGCGCAAAAAGGAAGGATGATCATGCGCCCCCGGCCCGTGGGACTTCGGCCCTGAGCGAATAAAGACCCGCAGCGGCTCCGCCGCGAAGGATGATTGCAGGACGACGCAGGACAATGCCAGTGCGAGACTGAGAAGGAAACGTTTCATGGTTGGTGCGATGCTACGCAAAACCAACGCAAAATGGGAAGCCCGTTTTCGCACGGCACACTATCAGAAATGCACATGCACGGCGCTGCATCCCAAAGCAAAAGGCACGACTTTCGTCGTGCCCTTCGAGTGAAATGTGAAACTGAAACCGCCCTCTTTACTTCGGCTGTGCAGCAGGTGCCGGAGCTGCGGGCGCTGGGGCCGCAGGAGCAGGCGCTGCCGCCGGTGCCGGAGCGGGTGCTTTGGCAGCTTCCGGAGCCTTGGCAGGCTCAGTCTTGGCCGGGGCAGGAGCCGCAGGTGCGTCCTTCTTGGCGGCCTCTTTCTTGATGGCGTTCTGGATCTGTTCCATCACCTTGGCCTTCGCCTGCTCATCAGCAGAAGGAGCAGCGGCGGCAGGTGCAGCAGCCTCAGGCTTGGCATCGCCAAAGATCTTCTGGCTCTTGCTGCCGGTCTGGTGGCGGCTCACCAGCACGGCCAGCAGAATGGTCAGGCCAAACAGGAGGATCGCCAGATAAACGGTGAACTTCTGCAGCACGTTGGTGGTCTGTGCGCCCCAGACCTGGCTGGCGGCGGCGTCGCCGAAGGAAGCGCCAAGGCCTTCCTGACGAGGGCGCTGCATAAGCACGACGAGGATGAGCAGAAGGCTGACGATGACTTCCACTGCGGTGAGAATTCCAATGAAGATGTCCATAAGAGGGGGCGCGAATATGGGGGCACTTCCCAGCTTGGCAAGGGGGAGTTCCAGTTTGCACCGGGCCGGAGTCCGCACCACCAACCCACCCATAAATCAATGATAATAAATAAATTACATATCTTTAACCCCAAACTTCACCCCGCAGGCCTAGGACCGCCCCTCTCTTTACATGGCGTTTACAGACGCCGCCAGCCACCCGTCACACCGTGGCGGCATGAAGCCCATTCTAGCACTCCTTTTGCTCGCCACGCCGCTCCTGGCCCAGACTTCCAGGGCGCTTTCGTGGATTTCCCCCAACACCCGAATCATCCACGCCCAGCCGGTCCAGGTGACCCAGGTCGAGGCCCGCATCGACATCGCCGACCAGCTCGCCATCACCACGCTGGACATCGCCCTGCGCAATCCCACCTCCCGCCCGCAGGAGTCCGAGCTGCTCGTTCCTGTCCCCAGCGGGGCAGTCCTAAAATCCTTTGCCTTTGAGGGCGGCAACTCCGAGGGCACCGCCAAACTGCTGCCTCGTGAGGAAGCACGCCGAATCTACGACACCATCGTGGCACAAACCCGCGATCCCGCGCTTCTGGAGTTCGTGGGCCACTCCGTGGTGAAATCCAGTGTCTTCCCCGTCCCGGCCAACGGCACGCAGAAAGTGCGCGTGACTTATGAGCAGTTGCTCGAAGCTGACGGTGCCCGGCTCGACTACGTCCTGCCGCGCTCGGAGGCGGTGGAGTACACCGTGCCGTGGAAGCTCTCCATGCGCGTCAAATCCACGTCACGCATCGCTTCGGTTTACTCTCCCAGTCACGAAATTTCCACCAAGCAGCCAGATGAGCACACCGCCACTCTCTCCTGCGAAACCAAAGACCCCGGTGCCTTCCGCGTCTCACTCCTTCGCGAGGCGAAGGATGAAATGACCGCCTCCCTGCTGGCCTATCCAGATCCCAAGATCGGCGGCGGATACTTCCTCGTGATGATCGCACCGCCAAAGCCCAGGGCCGATGCGAAACCCATCCTGCGTGAAGTCACTCTCGTCATCGACCGCAGCGGCAGCATGGCCGGCCCCAAGCTGGATCAGGTGAAAGCCGCCGCCCTGCAGGTGATTGAGGGCCTGAACGACGGCGAAGGATTCAACCTCATCGTCTATAATGAAGCAGTCGAGATGTTTGCCGCGCAGCCGGTGGTCAAAAACGCCACCACAACGCAGCAGGCGCGGGATTACATCAGCGCGTTGCGTGTCAGCGGTGGCACCAACATCCACGACTCCGTGGTCGAGGCGCTGCGCCAGAAGCCGCTCGAAGGCATGCTGCCACTGGTGCTCTTTCTCACCGACGGCCTGCCTACCATCGGCCAGACTTCGGAGAAGGCCATCCGCGAGGCCGTGGCCAAGGGCAATCCACATCAGCGCCGCGTCTTCACCTTCGGCGTTGGCGTGGATGTGAATACACCGCTGCTAGCGCGCATCGCCCGCGAGACGCGTGCCAGCGCCGAGTTCGTGCTGCCCAAGGAGGATGTGGAAGTCAAAGTGGGCCGCGTTTTTGAGCGCCTGCGCGGTCCGCTACTCACACGCCCCATCGTGCAGGTGGTCGATGACCCAAACCGCGTCAGCGACCTCATCCCCTCTCCGCTGCCCGATGTGTTTGAAGGCGAGCAGATTCTGCTCTCCGGCACCTATCGGGGTGACGCACCACTGCACTTCCAGCTGCACGGAGACGCAGCGGAGGGAAAGAGGAAGTTCGACTTCACCTTCAATCTCGACAAGGCCAGCACCGCCAACGCCTTCGTGGCACGCCTCTGGGCCAGCAGCAAGATCGCCGTTCTCAGCGAGGCCATCCGCGATCTCGGTGCCGATGGAGCCACCGGCAGCACCACCGAGCTCGTGAATGAAATCGTGCGCCTCTCCACGCAGTTCGGCATCCTCACGGAATACACCGCCTTCCTGGCGGAAGAAGGCACCACCCTCGCCGCCGCCCCGGCCAATGCCAGCAAGGCCGCCTTCAACTACAACGACCGCGCCATGAAGGTGCGCAGCGGACCCGCCGCCGTGTCTCAGCAGGACAATTTGAAGAAGGGTGTGGAATCCAAGCAGCTCAACATCCGCAACCGCTTCCTGAATGACAAAATGCAGGCGGTTGAAATCACCAGCGTGCAGCAGTGCCAGGGCGGCGCACTTTTTAACAAAGGCAACCGCTGGACCGACTCGGGCGCCGCCAAAGCTGACCGCGCCCCGGACCGCACCATCGAGATCGGCAGCCCGGAGTTTGGCCGCCTCGTCGATGAGCTCGCTGCTGACAACCGCCAGAGCCTGCTGGCCCTGCGTGGCGAGCTCCTCCTGCAGCATCGCGGCCAGCTCGTGCTCATCCGCTGAGAATTTTTCCCCGTCAGTTCACCCCAGATCAACACACCACCATGAAAACAAAGCACATCCTCATCACCGCAGCACTCGCCGCCTGCCTTGCCCTCGCCAAAGAAACTCCGCCTCCACTTGCAGACAGCGCCGTGGAGATCGCCAAAGTCGAACCCATCGCCCCAGACACGCCGCTGGTGCAGATCGCCGTGCTGCTGGACACCAGCAGCAGCATGGACGGGCTCATCGAGCAGGCCAAGACCCAGCTCTGGAAACTCGTGAACGAATTCATCTCCGCCAAGCAGGACGGCAAAACACCCGTCGTACAGGTGGCTCTCTACGAATATGGCAAATCCTCGCTCAGCGCCGAACAAAACTGGATTCGCCAGATCCAGCCGCTCACGCGCGATCTCGACAAGGTATCTGAGGAGCTTTTCGCCCTGAAGACGAACGGCGGGGAAGAATACTGCGGCGCGGTGATAAAGCGCGCCACCAAAGACCTCGCCTGGGATGCCAATCCCAAGGTGTACAAGGCCATCTTCATCGCCGGCAACGAGCCCTTCACCCAGGGGCCGGTGGATTCCCAGAAGAGCTGCAAAGAGGCCATCGCCAAAGGCATCATTGTAAACACCATTCATTGCGGCGGCGAAGCCGAGGGCATTGCCGGAAACTGGAACCAGGGCGCGCTGCTCGCAGACGGCAAATACCTCGTCATCGACCAGAACCAGGCCATCGTTCACATCGAGGCACCGCAGGACAAGGAAATCGTGAAGCTCAATGAGAAGCTCAACGAAACCTACATCAGCTATGGCCGCGCCGCTCCTGCTGCGAGGTCCCGCCAGATCGCCCAAGATAACAATGCCGCCGAAAAATCCGCAGCAGGTTCCATGCTCCAGCGTGTCATTGCCAAATCCAGCAGCAACTACAGCAACACCAGCTGGGATCTGGTGGACGCCAGCAAGCAGAAGGAATTTGATCTCTCCAAGGTGAAGGAAGAGGACCTTCCGGAAGAGATGAAGAAAATGACGGTCGAAGAACGCAAGGCCTGGCTGGAAAAGAAAACCGCCGAACGTGAGGCAATCCAGAAGCAGGTGCTGACCTTGAACAAGGAACGCGAAGCCTACGTGGCTGCCAAGCGCAAGGAATCCTCCAAAGCCGACACACTCGACACCGCCATGTCCAAGGCCCTGCGCACCCAGGCGGAGAAAAAAGGCATTTCCTGGGAGAAGTAAGAAGTGACGAAACCCGGATGACGAGTGTCGAATGCCCTGTCCAGCCTGGCTGAATTAGGCATTCCCATTCGTCATTCATCATCTATTTTCCACGCCATGCCCGCCACCATCCTTGTTGTTGAAGACGATGCCGCCATCCGGCGCGGCATTCTGGATGCGCTCAAATTTGCAGGCCATACCACACTGGAGGCGGGCGATGGCGAGAAAGGCATGAAGCTGGCCCTGAGCTCCCATTTTGACCTCATGCTGCTGGATCTTGTGCTGCCGCATGCCAGTGGCTTTGACATTCTGAAAGCCCTGCGCCGGGAGCGCCCCGGCACGCCGGTCATCATCCTCTCCGCACGTGGCGAGGAGAATGACCGCGTGCGCGGCCTGCGCCTGGGGGCGGATGATTATGTGGTGAAACCCTTCAGCGTGCGCGAGCTGCTGGCCCGCGTGGAGGCCGTGCTGCGCCGCGCCCCCGAGCGCCAGCCCGTGAGCGAAACGCTCACCCTCACCGCAGCCACGATCGACTTTGGCCAGAGTGTGGCCCGCTTTGACAATGGCGAGAGCGCCGAGCTTTCCGAGCGTGAGCGCGACGTGCTGCGCTACCTTGCACTGAACCGCGGCAGGCCCGTCTCGCGCGAGGAGTTGCTGCAACGCGTCTGGCACATCGAAAACAAGCAGACCGAAACACGTACCGTGGACATGCACATTGCCAATCTGCGCCACAAGCTGCGAGATGATGCGGAATCTCCCCGCGTCATCGTCACCGTGCGTGGAAAAGGCTACCAGCTCGCCTGATTCCCAAAACTTCATGCGCAAACCGCTCCACATCTGGATCACCTTCATCGCCTGCCTCGGGCTGCTGCTCGCGGCCATGGCCTGGGTGAGCTGGCACACGCTGGCGCTGGAGCACGAGCGCGAGACGGCAGCACGCGAGGCGGAGGAGCAGGAGCGCACGCGGCTGGCCCTGTGGCGGCTCGACTTTCAGGCCAGTGCGCTCTTGATCCGGGAAAACTCACGACCTTCCTATGATTTCCGCCCCTTTCACTCTCCAGAGGGTCTGGTCAGCAAAGCGTATGACAATGTGGCCAAAGGTGAGGTGCTGCTGCCCTCCCCGCTGCTTTCGGAGGTACCCGAGCATGTGCTCCTGCATTTCCAGATGGATGCACGCGGCCAGGTCTTCTCCCCGCAGGTGCCGCAAAATGGCGAGCGCGCCCTGGCGCTGGCGCAGTTTATCAATGGCGATGAACTCATCCGCAGCGAGCAGCGCCTGAGCAGCCTGCGTGAGCTGCTGGCCAGACCCATGCAGGTGATCCAGCCGCAGCGGGAGCGCAGCTACCTGCCCTGGCAGAGCATGATGCGCAAAGCCTCGTCCACGCACGAGCCTTCGTCCGTGCTCAACCGCCAGCTGCTGGCCGAGGCGGCATGCATCACCCGTTTTGATTTTGACGATGCGAAGGTCAGCGAAACCAAAGGCAATGACGCAAACATGCCGCGCAATCCGGCCTGGAACGCCCAGCAGAGCCAGGCTGCTGCGCAGCAGCTCTCTCTCAACAGTTTGGAGAATTACTCGCGCAACCGCGCCGTGAGCCAGCAGGCCGAGGAAGCGATCAAGCAGCAGCCGATGATCAAGCTGAAGCAAGGATCAGGCACGCTGGCACTCGCCAAAGAAGAAGACAAGGTTCCAGCGGCCAAACCGGTGCCAGCACCAGCCCTGAAAAAAGCGGACAACGCTTCAGCGAGCAGTGCTCCGCCGCCCAAGTCAGCCGTGATCGCAGAAAAGGCCCCCGCTGACATGCCAGGCAAACAGGCGCTGGCAGATGCCTCAGCAGCAGCCTCCACGGCTGCAGCAGCTCCCGCCCCGCCACCAGCAGCACCGCCATCAACCGCCACCACACGCAAAAACGCCACCACCACCAACAGCTCACAGCCCTTCCGAGGCGTCTGGATCGGCGACCATCTCATGCTCAC encodes the following:
- a CDS encoding PVC-type heme-binding CxxCH protein, translating into MKRFLLSLALALSCVVLQSSFAAEPLRVFIRSGPKSHGPGAHDHPSFLRDWVPLLNERGAKATGGDAFPTKEQLDATDVLILHLDSGGDIKIGQERKDLMEFLQRGGGIVTIHAASVSKDHDWFKGIIGGSWHHGQTKWREGPMHLYFTDHDNLITKDVSNFAMDDEIYYDMDVLPECRILAGAYTPKPSGARNEKAAKRATEITKGGKEVSIYDIQPQMWTYEKDNYRSFVSIPGHYYANFSRPNFRALLLRGIAWAGKRSNVDELCKPEELGDNLRYVEGGPTRPEKAAEKLEVHPEFDISLVAAEPLINKVMNVDWDEKGRLWVCETPEYPNGRRELNVEKWKDSGSWVKKYDRDPIDRISWLEDTNGDGVMDKKHVFADKLELVTSFCFYKKGVIACAAPDIWYLEDTDGDEVADKRTVLYTGLGTGDTHAVINNLRWGLDGWVYATHGYSAGHVTSPDGKKDFGTDGSGVVRFKPDGSAFEQYASRGGNTWGLDITSDGQVFFTQPTSGNHFLHVVLPEYVLAKGKLPGVMGTNGMLPKEPTYPLMTWPEQAYVQIDQVGSYTAAAGCAIYEGGAWPKKWNYSYFCTEPTLNIVSHFFVEKDGVTYKAHREAGREKTEFIRSKDLWFRPIENRVGPDGALYVVDFYNQAVIHNDTRGPVHGPANAAVRPDRDHYFGRIWKVQHKEAKKIAVADLSQKSTDQLLDFVGTSPNGPARQTALRLLDSKLTYDEAKTRVAGLISKVNASNRVLTPQEEAQRIALARVEHALRPSDEKPLEQDVLIDGLGTFGTKLSPEDLYQTIEAGLKTSGASKVVAEALKVFASATNDWTRSAVIAATADHAEEVITEALAAPAGVEQLVNALIPSARSAETLVVACANSKADALKIIILQGLAQQLNDVPALTPELTASLKKLLAQPGLAAAALPLVVKWDKAGALAAEVKAQIASLTSKLEDKGAAIADRITAAKALVGIGGDASRQVAGVLSRTDSPNALQAAIITAMDEKGSVTDLVANLNGLKPELRTQAFDAILKRPEASLALLGAIQNGKIDPKEIGPGNIARLRTHPNKQVAKQANAMIDKLSPNAKAKNELIAQLTPEVEKPGDAVKGKAMFTAACAVCHKLGDVGLRDVGPQLTGMGAHGPAELLVHIVDPNREVDPSFWAWNITTKKGETLAGVIITENQASLTLRNQGGDFEIKKADIATRENTRRSLMPEGLEGLGAENIRDILAFICGGEQKFRVVDLRTAYNADSRSGIFAKEDSKDETVTLHKFGNVTVHGVPFFVMDPEKSQTGASLIALKGGGKGTPAANFPEKVEIAMNTTAASLHFLGGVAGWGWPFGGDKARGQPAMTVHVDYADGDKESIVLKNGEHFADYIGKAEVPLSDDAGDFTRRGQLRCFAINLKKKGALKKITLETSGSIVTPCTVAITASTEPAKVEAAAKPKANAQAGGAAEAGPKEGGKGDGPLVAATPVQWEAGKTKVLVIGGGSSHNFAKFFGETDVATLKSAGFTVHYTEDRDQAAAELANADVAVISVNRKFFDTAAYRKALFDFAAAGKGIIMLHPGTWYGFGGWPELNAQIVGGGARGHDKIHPFDVKAVKAEHAIMAGVPASFTVEDELYYVNAEPDKIPAGTAKITVLAETSPSDKYKASHPSVWITEHPKARVVGIALGHDARVHDLKPYQQILTNAVKWAGGK
- the secG gene encoding preprotein translocase subunit SecG; this encodes MDIFIGILTAVEVIVSLLLILVVLMQRPRQEGLGASFGDAAASQVWGAQTTNVLQKFTVYLAILLFGLTILLAVLVSRHQTGSKSQKIFGDAKPEAAAPAAAAPSADEQAKAKVMEQIQNAIKKEAAKKDAPAAPAPAKTEPAKAPEAAKAPAPAPAAAPAPAAPAPAAPAPAAQPK
- a CDS encoding VIT and vWA domain-containing protein; this translates as MKPILALLLLATPLLAQTSRALSWISPNTRIIHAQPVQVTQVEARIDIADQLAITTLDIALRNPTSRPQESELLVPVPSGAVLKSFAFEGGNSEGTAKLLPREEARRIYDTIVAQTRDPALLEFVGHSVVKSSVFPVPANGTQKVRVTYEQLLEADGARLDYVLPRSEAVEYTVPWKLSMRVKSTSRIASVYSPSHEISTKQPDEHTATLSCETKDPGAFRVSLLREAKDEMTASLLAYPDPKIGGGYFLVMIAPPKPRADAKPILREVTLVIDRSGSMAGPKLDQVKAAALQVIEGLNDGEGFNLIVYNEAVEMFAAQPVVKNATTTQQARDYISALRVSGGTNIHDSVVEALRQKPLEGMLPLVLFLTDGLPTIGQTSEKAIREAVAKGNPHQRRVFTFGVGVDVNTPLLARIARETRASAEFVLPKEDVEVKVGRVFERLRGPLLTRPIVQVVDDPNRVSDLIPSPLPDVFEGEQILLSGTYRGDAPLHFQLHGDAAEGKRKFDFTFNLDKASTANAFVARLWASSKIAVLSEAIRDLGADGATGSTTELVNEIVRLSTQFGILTEYTAFLAEEGTTLAAAPANASKAAFNYNDRAMKVRSGPAAVSQQDNLKKGVESKQLNIRNRFLNDKMQAVEITSVQQCQGGALFNKGNRWTDSGAAKADRAPDRTIEIGSPEFGRLVDELAADNRQSLLALRGELLLQHRGQLVLIR
- a CDS encoding vWA domain-containing protein codes for the protein MKTKHILITAALAACLALAKETPPPLADSAVEIAKVEPIAPDTPLVQIAVLLDTSSSMDGLIEQAKTQLWKLVNEFISAKQDGKTPVVQVALYEYGKSSLSAEQNWIRQIQPLTRDLDKVSEELFALKTNGGEEYCGAVIKRATKDLAWDANPKVYKAIFIAGNEPFTQGPVDSQKSCKEAIAKGIIVNTIHCGGEAEGIAGNWNQGALLADGKYLVIDQNQAIVHIEAPQDKEIVKLNEKLNETYISYGRAAPAARSRQIAQDNNAAEKSAAGSMLQRVIAKSSSNYSNTSWDLVDASKQKEFDLSKVKEEDLPEEMKKMTVEERKAWLEKKTAEREAIQKQVLTLNKEREAYVAAKRKESSKADTLDTAMSKALRTQAEKKGISWEK
- a CDS encoding response regulator transcription factor, translated to MPATILVVEDDAAIRRGILDALKFAGHTTLEAGDGEKGMKLALSSHFDLMLLDLVLPHASGFDILKALRRERPGTPVIILSARGEENDRVRGLRLGADDYVVKPFSVRELLARVEAVLRRAPERQPVSETLTLTAATIDFGQSVARFDNGESAELSERERDVLRYLALNRGRPVSREELLQRVWHIENKQTETRTVDMHIANLRHKLRDDAESPRVIVTVRGKGYQLA
- a CDS encoding sensor histidine kinase, producing the protein MRKPLHIWITFIACLGLLLAAMAWVSWHTLALEHERETAAREAEEQERTRLALWRLDFQASALLIRENSRPSYDFRPFHSPEGLVSKAYDNVAKGEVLLPSPLLSEVPEHVLLHFQMDARGQVFSPQVPQNGERALALAQFINGDELIRSEQRLSSLRELLARPMQVIQPQRERSYLPWQSMMRKASSTHEPSSVLNRQLLAEAACITRFDFDDAKVSETKGNDANMPRNPAWNAQQSQAAAQQLSLNSLENYSRNRAVSQQAEEAIKQQPMIKLKQGSGTLALAKEEDKVPAAKPVPAPALKKADNASASSAPPPKSAVIAEKAPADMPGKQALADASAAASTAAAAPAPPPAAPPSTATTRKNATTTNSSQPFRGVWIGDHLMLTREALVDGVRMVQGVWLDWPSVRASLLREITDLFPDARLEPAPNAITGTRPDDDPLRFAALPVRLVPGTIALPPLPFWTPLRRSLGIALACGLLAAVAVGLVLFGTVALSERRADFVSAVTHELRTPLTTFRLYSEMLADGMVTDEAQRKTYLDTLTAEAGRLSHLVENVLAYARLERGSAKARAESITIGTLLERVLPRLQQRADDCGMTVQVQATEADRKTQLHVDAAAVEQILFNLVDNACKYAAPRAAQPVIHLEADTSGKFAMLRVRDHGGGISRSERRRIFHPFHKSASQAAHSAPGVGLGLALCRRLAAALGGTITLDSTHKDGACFLLRLPK